The following coding sequences are from one Anguilla anguilla isolate fAngAng1 chromosome 12, fAngAng1.pri, whole genome shotgun sequence window:
- the LOC118208947 gene encoding ADP-ribosylation factor-like protein 13B, whose amino-acid sequence MENCWKFLRKRRRPERKVTLAILGLDNAGKTSTIRSIQGENPEDVWPTVGFCPVSLKQGQYDVSIFDLGGGEHMRDMWKHYFAECHGLMFVVDSSDGQRMKETEDTLAKVLSHPLIKGKPLLLLANKQDREEALREADIVDHLSLETLVKQNKCRCKVVPYSAVMTVGKKAIEHGLEWLLESVGTAYDNINGRVQKDTAKQRVQEEKFRRERAERVRKVREERERRQQEEAEREEAKTAELDQGEKGTMGNPVQPFGDFIPEMKTMKKTESKKDSDQADHSPKRKRKLSFWRKNNRVAPLTPDGPAKTRGCLKSWFGWLKHNVVTPQ is encoded by the exons atGGAGAACTGTTGGAAATTTTTAAGGAAACGTAGAAGGCCTGAAAG GAAAGTCACTTTGGCCATTTTGGGGCTTGATAATGCGGGGAAAACTTCAACAATCAGAAGCATTCAAGGAG AAAACCCAGAAGACGTATGGCCTACCGTGGGATTTTGCCCCGTGAGCCTGAAACAGGGGCAGTATGACGTGTCCATCTTTGAcctgggcgggggggagcaCATGCGTGACATGTGGAAGCACTACTTCGCCGAGTGTCACGGCTTGATGTTTGTGGTGGACTCCAGCGACGGCCAGCGCATGAAGGAAACCGAGGACACGCTGGCCAAGGTTCTGAGCCACCCCCTCATCAAGGGGAAGCCGCTTCTCCT CCtggcaaacaaacaggacagAGAAGAAGCCCTGCGGGAGGCAGATATTGTAGATCACCTGTCCCTGGAGACACTTGTGAAGCAGAACAAATGCCGCTGTAAAGTA GTGCCGTATTCTGCTGTGATGACCGTTGGCAAGAAGGCCATTGAGCATGGACTGGAGTGGCTTCTGGAGTCTGTGGGCACAGCCTATGACAACATCAATGGGCGCGTGCAGAAGGACACGGCCAAGCAGAGGGTGCAGGAGGAGAAGTTCAGGAGAGAGCGGGCAGAGAGGGTGCGCAAGGTTCGAGAGGAGAG gGAAAGGAGACAGCAGGAGGAGGCTGAGCGGGAAGAGGCTAAGACTGCAGAGCTGGATCAGGGGGAGAAGGGCACCATGGGAAACCCTGTCCAGCCATTTGGAGACTTCATCCCAGAG ATGAAGACAATGaagaagacagagagcaagaaggACAGTGACCAAG CAGACCACAGcccaaagaggaagaggaagctgagCTTCTGGAGGAAAAATAATAGAGTGGCACCTCTGACTCCAGATGGCCCCGCCAAAACACGCGGCTGCCTCAAGAGCTGGTTTGGCTGGCTCAAGCACAATGTGGTGACGCCACAGTGA